The following are encoded together in the Acetobacter vaccinii genome:
- a CDS encoding phage tail fiber protein, producing MADLDITAANSIFVITVTSLFNAPVRLENYAADRAWDAPELEMAETAMSIDGYLNAGYVPNPVDQTVSLSPASSSIAVFEAIMSAQTTARSLYRLGGEITLTSTGRKYTMVNGLLRAASVLPAAGRVLETRTFAIRWQSVTPAGI from the coding sequence ATGGCTGACCTTGATATTACCGCTGCCAACAGCATTTTCGTGATTACGGTCACATCGCTGTTCAACGCGCCGGTTCGGCTGGAGAACTATGCAGCCGACCGCGCGTGGGATGCTCCCGAACTGGAGATGGCTGAAACGGCCATGTCCATCGACGGATACCTGAACGCGGGCTATGTGCCGAACCCGGTTGACCAGACCGTATCGCTTTCCCCGGCCAGTTCCAGCATTGCTGTGTTTGAGGCCATCATGTCTGCACAGACAACGGCGCGATCCCTGTACCGTCTGGGCGGGGAAATCACCCTGACCAGCACCGGGCGCAAATACACGATGGTCAACGGCCTCCTGCGGGCGGCTAGCGTGCTTCCGGCCGCCGGGCGCGTTCTGGAAACCCGGACATTCGCCATTCGCTGGCAGTCCGTAACCCCAGCGGGTATCTGA
- a CDS encoding phage tail tape measure protein, whose amino-acid sequence MATVIDALVITLGLDPKGVKKGSADAEGAMGKARAAAAHMGAGIDRGAQQGADAIRKLSREALSFFAVLTAGKTLKAFVSDTTSSNVALGNMARNLGVSAQSLGAWQTVAKAFGGTASDVSGSMQSLVSQFQTIDGRQNLGRVFGQMGVGLAGANGQMRDMSELLPDLARAAQRLGPQQFAALGSQAGFSQGFINMLEQGPDKIASLYRALRQYAPTEADVKASGQLMMDWTKLTAQSEAFGRTIMTSLTPEVHDLMQWVSQLIDKNQDWIRQDIDIYAKKIGEAIKNADWKAVGENLRTILDALRQIDWKAVSAGIISFASGANSAAKAVGGWGKALEYLFALWMGSKFLTVLGNARLLAAASGLSLGAPVIAAWATYALAKGGEPSLAKDDTIPRKLAFAPSTTKGSDFDVFAASVAQIEHASYGQMGGAGHKYAGKYQMGMDAISDASKRLGIATPTLPEFLANPELQEKIFQAHTKNNEAYLNAYSDEFRNAAPERKLEILGYAHNQGATAAAKWLKTGVAGHDANNTYGTAYSDLIHRNLEASHAALATAQAKPPQPTSNTSTSTQTAHITINAPSGNARDIANEVGQQLQALNFRGRQTNLATQ is encoded by the coding sequence ATGGCTACAGTAATCGACGCCCTCGTTATCACCCTCGGCCTCGACCCCAAGGGGGTGAAGAAGGGGAGCGCCGATGCTGAGGGGGCAATGGGTAAGGCCCGTGCCGCCGCAGCCCATATGGGCGCAGGGATCGACCGTGGCGCGCAGCAGGGCGCAGATGCTATCCGAAAGCTCTCACGCGAGGCTCTGTCCTTCTTTGCTGTGCTGACGGCAGGCAAGACGCTCAAGGCGTTCGTTTCCGACACAACAAGCAGCAATGTTGCTCTGGGCAATATGGCTCGCAATCTTGGCGTGTCGGCTCAGTCGCTCGGTGCATGGCAGACTGTAGCCAAGGCGTTCGGAGGCACGGCGTCCGATGTGTCCGGATCCATGCAGTCGCTCGTCTCGCAGTTCCAGACCATCGACGGACGCCAGAACCTTGGCCGCGTGTTCGGGCAAATGGGCGTTGGGCTGGCTGGGGCCAACGGGCAGATGCGCGACATGAGCGAGCTTCTGCCCGATCTGGCGCGCGCGGCTCAGCGACTAGGCCCCCAGCAGTTTGCAGCGCTTGGGTCTCAGGCTGGGTTTAGCCAAGGCTTCATCAACATGCTGGAGCAGGGGCCGGACAAGATAGCCAGCCTCTACCGGGCGCTGAGGCAGTATGCTCCAACGGAGGCAGACGTTAAGGCGTCCGGCCAGTTGATGATGGATTGGACTAAACTCACCGCGCAGTCCGAGGCGTTCGGCCGCACCATCATGACAAGCCTGACGCCGGAAGTACATGACCTGATGCAGTGGGTGTCGCAACTGATCGACAAAAACCAAGACTGGATCAGGCAGGATATTGACATTTACGCAAAGAAGATTGGCGAGGCCATTAAGAACGCTGACTGGAAAGCAGTTGGCGAAAACCTGCGGACCATTCTTGATGCCCTGCGCCAGATCGACTGGAAGGCTGTAAGCGCTGGGATTATCTCATTCGCCTCTGGGGCCAATAGCGCGGCGAAGGCCGTAGGTGGATGGGGAAAGGCGCTGGAGTACCTTTTCGCCCTATGGATGGGATCTAAGTTCCTCACAGTTCTGGGTAACGCCAGACTTCTTGCGGCAGCATCGGGTCTATCTTTGGGAGCGCCAGTCATTGCCGCCTGGGCAACATATGCGCTGGCGAAGGGCGGCGAGCCTTCTCTCGCAAAGGACGATACGATTCCCCGCAAGCTCGCCTTTGCCCCAAGCACAACCAAAGGCAGTGACTTTGATGTGTTCGCTGCCAGCGTGGCGCAGATCGAACATGCCAGTTACGGTCAGATGGGTGGGGCCGGGCATAAATATGCGGGCAAGTATCAGATGGGCATGGATGCCATTTCTGACGCCTCCAAGCGCCTTGGCATAGCTACGCCTACGCTGCCAGAGTTCCTGGCAAACCCAGAATTGCAGGAGAAGATTTTTCAGGCCCATACCAAGAATAATGAGGCGTATCTGAATGCCTATTCTGATGAGTTCCGCAATGCTGCGCCGGAGCGGAAGCTCGAGATATTGGGATATGCCCATAATCAGGGGGCAACAGCAGCGGCAAAATGGCTGAAAACTGGGGTAGCTGGGCACGATGCAAACAACACGTATGGAACGGCCTATTCTGACCTCATCCACAGGAATCTAGAAGCGTCTCATGCAGCCTTGGCAACCGCACAGGCTAAGCCCCCGCAGCCAACCTCCAACACCAGCACGTCAACGCAAACAGCGCACATCACCATCAATGCACCCAGCGGGAACGCGCGCGACATTGCAAACGAGGTTGGCCAGCAGTTGCAGGCCCTGAATTTTCGGGGGCGGCAGACTAATCTCGCAACGCAGTAG
- a CDS encoding phage baseplate plug family protein gives MTDLVTIPLNAVANQTVQVPLSGYAVQLDIKQRSTGLYMDVYLDGTLMLAGVLCQNCTWIVRDAYRGFPGDMAFVDTQGSEDPQYSGLNDRWVLYYLEGAV, from the coding sequence ATGACCGATCTGGTCACAATTCCGCTCAATGCCGTAGCCAATCAGACAGTTCAGGTGCCTCTGTCCGGATATGCTGTGCAGTTGGACATCAAACAGCGCAGTACCGGCCTGTACATGGATGTCTATTTAGACGGCACACTCATGCTGGCTGGTGTGTTGTGCCAGAACTGCACATGGATCGTGCGCGATGCATACCGTGGCTTCCCGGGTGATATGGCGTTTGTGGACACGCAGGGCAGCGAAGACCCGCAATACTCCGGCCTGAATGACCGATGGGTCCTGTATTATCTGGAAGGTGCGGTATGA
- a CDS encoding baseplate hub protein yields MSDGSFIKRELRVTFGLPSTGSSISLSGHRVSCQIVAAGLETGVMCALRIEGMKLSDMNALSTLQATIIAQSMNSVLVEARSGGSGAWQGVFSGAVVEAFTDYNGPPNIAFQVSAQSMAMPNAMPISPTSFKGDVSAVTILQAIADKVGLTFRNNGVKATLSGGVYYEGPAAQQIQAVASATRISYCIAMDTLTIWPETIGPDGSGAVEVSADTGMMGYPAYSQYGVQLRTLFTSAIGFRTTIKLDSQYSPAAWVNAYGQMNHLSSQNIYMPSNGLWIVQRVQHDLQSETPGGQWTTYFEAARPENAGRIASFGS; encoded by the coding sequence ATGAGCGATGGCAGTTTTATCAAGCGGGAACTGCGGGTCACGTTCGGTCTGCCATCGACGGGCAGCAGTATTTCCCTCAGTGGGCACAGGGTTTCCTGCCAGATTGTGGCGGCCGGGCTCGAGACGGGCGTTATGTGCGCGCTCCGTATCGAGGGTATGAAGCTCTCAGACATGAACGCCCTGTCTACCCTGCAGGCCACCATTATTGCCCAGAGCATGAATTCCGTACTGGTGGAAGCCAGGAGCGGCGGCTCTGGCGCATGGCAGGGGGTTTTCTCCGGCGCGGTTGTGGAGGCGTTCACGGATTATAACGGGCCTCCGAATATTGCTTTTCAGGTCAGCGCGCAAAGCATGGCCATGCCTAACGCCATGCCGATATCTCCCACATCGTTCAAGGGGGATGTGAGCGCGGTTACGATCTTACAGGCCATTGCCGATAAAGTCGGCCTGACGTTCAGGAACAATGGCGTCAAAGCTACCCTGAGCGGGGGTGTTTACTATGAAGGCCCAGCTGCGCAGCAGATACAGGCTGTGGCGAGTGCAACCCGGATTTCCTACTGTATTGCCATGGATACGCTCACCATCTGGCCAGAAACCATAGGACCGGACGGCAGCGGGGCGGTTGAGGTGTCAGCCGATACGGGTATGATGGGCTACCCGGCATATAGCCAGTATGGCGTTCAGCTCCGCACTCTGTTCACCAGCGCCATTGGTTTTCGCACCACCATCAAGCTCGATAGCCAGTATTCCCCGGCTGCCTGGGTGAATGCGTATGGCCAGATGAACCACCTCAGCAGTCAGAACATCTACATGCCGTCAAATGGACTGTGGATTGTCCAGCGCGTGCAGCACGATCTGCAATCCGAGACCCCCGGCGGGCAGTGGACAACCTATTTTGAGGCCGCGCGGCCTGAGAATGCAGGAAGGATAGCCTCCTTTGGTAGTTAG
- a CDS encoding Gp138 family membrane-puncturing spike protein — protein MVVSPAYTGTQKPSDSGSDFAAMNAAIRRIMTMMGADMPVRVTAVNGVGLNPVGFVDVQLLVHQQDGAGRTTPRGTIHNVPYIRLQGGTRAILCDPAVGDVGYIIVSGRDISGVKVNRGPSAPGSFRQHDYADAIYVGGLLNAAPAEYIGWVGADVHVKTAGKFVVDAAECDINCPVNVTGAVTATGDVKAGSISLESHKHSGVQAGSGSTGGPLG, from the coding sequence TTGGTAGTTAGCCCCGCATATACAGGCACCCAGAAGCCCAGCGACAGTGGCAGCGACTTTGCCGCCATGAATGCAGCGATACGCCGTATTATGACGATGATGGGTGCCGACATGCCGGTGCGTGTTACCGCGGTAAACGGCGTGGGGCTAAATCCTGTTGGGTTTGTGGACGTGCAACTGCTGGTCCACCAGCAGGACGGGGCAGGGCGTACCACGCCACGCGGGACCATCCACAACGTGCCCTACATCCGCCTACAGGGTGGAACGCGGGCAATTCTATGTGACCCGGCTGTGGGTGATGTCGGGTACATTATTGTATCCGGTCGCGACATATCTGGCGTGAAGGTTAATCGGGGCCCGTCTGCGCCAGGCTCTTTTCGCCAGCATGACTATGCCGATGCCATATATGTGGGCGGTCTGCTGAATGCTGCCCCGGCGGAATACATCGGCTGGGTGGGGGCTGACGTGCATGTGAAAACGGCAGGCAAGTTTGTGGTGGATGCCGCCGAGTGCGACATTAACTGCCCGGTGAACGTGACCGGGGCCGTGACGGCCACCGGTGACGTGAAGGCGGGCAGCATCAGCCTTGAGAGCCACAAGCACTCGGGCGTGCAGGCCGGGAGCGGGTCAACGGGAGGGCCGCTGGGGTGA
- a CDS encoding DUF6232 family protein — translation MREEYFYKEGQISVTKTLIRHWDTSFAVANIDSVSIGKQNTQLYGIGAIILLTFAVIASIAMVTTKKIPHLGVPAIFCVIAAALIIGATLAYLAIKPKFYLHFRSSGGSSKTIETRDYAKIGPLKFAIEQAIISRG, via the coding sequence TTGCGCGAAGAATACTTTTACAAAGAGGGACAAATTTCTGTCACTAAAACCTTGATCCGACATTGGGACACATCGTTTGCAGTCGCAAACATTGATAGTGTTTCAATCGGAAAGCAAAACACACAACTCTACGGGATTGGCGCTATCATTCTTTTGACATTCGCAGTCATCGCTTCAATAGCAATGGTCACTACCAAAAAAATTCCTCATCTTGGTGTCCCCGCTATATTTTGCGTTATTGCAGCCGCACTCATAATCGGAGCGACACTCGCTTACTTGGCTATCAAGCCCAAATTTTACCTACATTTCCGCTCCAGCGGGGGCAGTAGCAAAACAATTGAAACACGTGATTACGCCAAAATTGGGCCTTTGAAATTTGCGATAGAACAGGCGATTATCTCACGCGGCTAA
- a CDS encoding restriction endonuclease translates to MGRKRKPFWLRDYKKASYNRRYYYKKKIQDKLTSIGVIVVGSALLFGWLFPNHKASTSQAASTVPLQDTQSEMAAFPHSERYKPDFNCSVDHSKDSIATMLCNNSEAAKHELIFDQAYYALRQTVGKSGWKALKQEVVNDSTLLTDCLIPSTSSADPACYIAHMDALTDKYKSRLTGTSLQEANRPIDQHITLQEDLINLGFLKNTTQVDGVYGEATRTAIVKWQKSNGDETADGFLSDSDAEKLSSQSTNIQNSQSIPQSTSLEKSSLQYTSNPDIQTPNNQSESNFLYYMIIFSIFIGALYVVAKILQAKAYQATWEAISKEIFSKKLNLQIARSQKITTDQYGTLQTDAWSKEINYFMKTRIDGIINSGINNEKLRKKLSSSAISLIIDLAADPLPVNAGTYSYISNPAVYDARMSPFDYEQHCALILRDAGWDAHTTQKSGDQGADVIAQKGNIRIVVQCKLYSGTVGNDAVQQAFSAQNFQGANGAIVATNSTFSQSARQIAATTGVILIHHSQLPTAAEEIYARVNNHSTSYPDVTT, encoded by the coding sequence ATGGGCAGGAAAAGAAAGCCTTTTTGGCTAAGAGACTACAAAAAAGCCTCTTATAATAGGCGGTATTATTATAAAAAGAAAATACAAGACAAATTAACATCAATCGGTGTTATTGTGGTCGGCAGTGCTCTTCTCTTTGGTTGGCTGTTCCCTAATCACAAGGCCTCAACCAGTCAGGCTGCCAGCACCGTCCCTTTGCAAGATACTCAATCAGAGATGGCCGCTTTTCCTCACAGCGAGCGTTACAAGCCTGACTTTAATTGCTCTGTCGACCACTCGAAAGATAGTATCGCTACAATGCTTTGCAATAATAGTGAAGCAGCTAAACACGAACTGATATTCGATCAGGCTTATTATGCTTTGCGACAAACCGTTGGTAAAAGCGGCTGGAAAGCATTGAAGCAGGAAGTTGTCAACGATAGTACCTTACTCACTGATTGTCTTATTCCGTCCACGAGCTCTGCTGACCCCGCCTGCTACATAGCTCACATGGACGCTCTGACTGACAAGTATAAATCACGCTTAACTGGGACATCTTTGCAGGAAGCTAATCGTCCCATAGATCAGCATATTACTCTTCAGGAAGATTTGATCAATCTGGGCTTTCTAAAAAATACCACACAAGTAGATGGCGTTTATGGCGAAGCGACACGTACAGCCATTGTAAAATGGCAAAAATCTAATGGAGATGAAACCGCTGATGGTTTTCTTTCCGATAGTGATGCTGAAAAACTATCATCACAATCCACAAATATTCAAAATTCTCAATCCATCCCACAAAGCACTTCCTTAGAAAAATCCTCTTTACAATACACATCAAATCCAGATATCCAGACCCCCAACAATCAATCAGAATCTAATTTTCTCTACTACATGATTATTTTTTCTATATTTATTGGTGCACTATATGTAGTCGCAAAAATTCTGCAGGCAAAAGCCTATCAAGCTACGTGGGAGGCCATATCAAAAGAAATATTTTCAAAAAAACTAAATTTACAAATAGCTAGATCACAAAAAATCACAACAGACCAATATGGAACATTACAAACTGATGCATGGTCAAAAGAAATAAATTACTTTATGAAAACACGTATTGATGGAATTATTAATTCTGGCATCAATAATGAGAAGCTTCGTAAAAAACTTAGCTCTAGTGCAATAAGCCTTATTATTGATCTTGCTGCAGATCCGCTTCCTGTTAATGCAGGAACTTACTCATATATCAGCAATCCGGCTGTATATGATGCCCGAATGAGCCCTTTCGACTATGAACAGCACTGCGCGTTGATTCTGCGTGACGCTGGATGGGACGCGCACACTACCCAAAAGAGTGGCGACCAAGGAGCCGACGTTATTGCACAAAAAGGGAATATCCGCATTGTCGTTCAATGCAAGCTATACTCTGGAACTGTTGGAAATGATGCGGTGCAGCAGGCATTCTCTGCTCAAAATTTTCAGGGAGCCAACGGTGCTATTGTTGCAACCAATTCAACATTTTCCCAATCTGCAAGGCAGATAGCAGCTACAACTGGAGTTATACTTATACACCACTCTCAACTCCCAACTGCGGCCGAAGAAATTTACGCTAGAGTAAACAATCATTCTACCTCATATCCCGACGTCACAACTTGA
- a CDS encoding KilA-N domain-containing protein yields MMNNNTSLTILSTTIRRDAEGRYFLNDCFKAAGSPAGKGPNEWSKNSQTEDLISELRSGGITPDPKSTVKTGPNDSRGTYAVKELVYAYAMWISPAFHLKVIRAFDALVTGQIPNAASRGKRIRKPAFDAAFARCMNVVALLPNVDDNQKALMAARGAYSLSGINPLEIMGYAALPAHTQDNYQTPTELGRELGLTGRMVNQILQNENLQSHTPGTSSGSDWTMTEKGLPYGRMFDTTRRGGKGSQQQLKWRPSVVEFLRPFAPTPVQTA; encoded by the coding sequence ATGATGAATAATAACACAAGCCTGACCATTCTTTCCACCACTATCCGCCGGGATGCTGAGGGAAGGTATTTTCTCAATGACTGCTTCAAAGCAGCGGGGTCTCCTGCAGGTAAGGGGCCAAATGAGTGGTCCAAGAACTCCCAAACTGAGGACTTGATCTCGGAATTAAGGTCTGGGGGAATTACCCCAGACCCTAAAAGCACGGTGAAAACTGGTCCTAATGACAGCCGTGGAACCTACGCCGTCAAGGAACTGGTCTACGCCTACGCAATGTGGATCAGCCCAGCATTTCATTTGAAGGTTATCCGGGCGTTTGACGCGCTGGTGACGGGACAAATCCCCAATGCTGCCTCAAGAGGTAAACGCATCCGCAAGCCAGCCTTTGATGCAGCCTTTGCTCGGTGCATGAACGTAGTTGCCCTGTTGCCCAACGTGGACGACAACCAGAAAGCGCTTATGGCGGCGCGTGGGGCCTATAGCCTGAGTGGTATCAACCCGCTTGAGATTATGGGTTACGCGGCGCTTCCTGCCCACACGCAGGACAATTACCAGACGCCCACGGAGCTTGGCCGTGAACTCGGCCTTACCGGCCGCATGGTCAACCAGATTCTCCAGAACGAGAACCTGCAATCGCATACACCGGGCACGTCTTCCGGCAGCGATTGGACAATGACGGAGAAAGGTCTGCCTTACGGGAGAATGTTCGACACAACGCGCCGTGGTGGCAAGGGGTCTCAGCAGCAGCTAAAGTGGAGGCCGTCTGTTGTGGAGTTCCTGCGCCCTTTTGCCCCCACGCCAGTGCAGACAGCCTGA
- a CDS encoding WS/DGAT domain-containing protein yields MNTLLLDRTTWDFLLDSKGNIAIASGAYAVGQDIASAVRVFQGECYYDTEQGLPYLSNVLGKNQSLSVFQSQVQDIATAVPGVAEARCIVGGMSYDRQLRGAVLFTTTSGETSDVGF; encoded by the coding sequence ATGAACACACTTCTGCTTGACCGCACCACATGGGATTTCCTTTTAGACAGCAAAGGAAATATCGCCATTGCATCGGGGGCATATGCCGTTGGGCAGGATATTGCATCCGCTGTCCGTGTGTTCCAGGGCGAGTGCTATTACGACACAGAGCAGGGGCTACCGTATCTGTCCAATGTGCTCGGCAAAAACCAGTCCCTGAGTGTTTTTCAGTCCCAGGTGCAAGACATTGCAACTGCCGTCCCAGGTGTTGCAGAGGCCCGCTGCATTGTAGGCGGCATGTCGTATGACCGGCAGTTGCGTGGAGCAGTCCTTTTTACAACGACGAGTGGCGAGACTTCTGATGTCGGGTTCTAA
- a CDS encoding baseplate J/gp47 family protein: MSGSNSYGTTSVPAPSFTDAGFVAPSESDILTGALADMNAALGGNMNTGLSTPQGQLAMTLTAIIGDQLDQELALLNGVDPARAFGRMQDAIGYLYFMTRKGATSTVVTVVCSGAAGTVVPEGTLIQDGSGYYYAADGTISINATGTGAGSFSCTTLGAIACPANSLSLYQSVTGLTSVSNPTAGVVGQAEEGRVAFEQRRAATVEANAVGVNNAIKGAVMAVPGVTDCYVVDNSTAQDQLQGGVTLAPHSLYVCVNGGADDAIAQAIISKKPPGCGYTGTTSVTITDPNSDALLSPKYTVAFTRAVDTALYLSVTLSQNSQMPSTAETEVQSAILSVFSGMVGSQIGTTVYASQFYAAVAALGNWVQLVEITIGTSEAPTGFVATLDINQIPTLDASSISLIKV; encoded by the coding sequence ATGTCGGGTTCTAACAGTTACGGCACAACCTCAGTCCCGGCACCCAGCTTTACCGATGCCGGGTTTGTTGCACCGTCTGAGAGCGATATCCTGACCGGCGCGCTGGCGGATATGAATGCAGCCCTGGGCGGCAATATGAATACCGGCCTGTCAACGCCGCAGGGCCAGCTTGCCATGACCTTAACGGCCATTATCGGAGATCAACTTGATCAGGAACTGGCGCTCCTTAATGGGGTTGATCCTGCGCGAGCCTTTGGGCGCATGCAGGATGCCATAGGCTATCTCTATTTCATGACCCGTAAAGGCGCGACTTCTACCGTGGTTACAGTCGTTTGCAGCGGGGCAGCAGGCACAGTGGTGCCAGAAGGCACGCTTATCCAGGACGGGTCCGGGTATTATTATGCGGCAGATGGCACCATTTCCATCAACGCGACTGGCACGGGGGCAGGGTCTTTCTCCTGCACGACGCTGGGTGCCATTGCCTGTCCGGCTAACAGCCTGTCTCTGTATCAGTCAGTTACTGGCCTGACATCTGTTTCCAACCCGACAGCAGGTGTGGTCGGGCAGGCAGAGGAGGGCCGCGTAGCGTTTGAGCAGAGGCGTGCCGCAACAGTGGAGGCCAATGCTGTAGGCGTGAATAATGCCATAAAAGGCGCGGTCATGGCGGTGCCGGGTGTGACTGATTGCTATGTGGTCGATAATAGCACGGCTCAGGATCAGCTACAGGGGGGTGTGACCCTTGCACCGCATAGTCTGTATGTGTGCGTGAACGGCGGTGCTGACGACGCGATAGCCCAGGCCATTATCAGCAAGAAGCCGCCAGGTTGCGGCTACACCGGCACAACTTCAGTCACCATCACAGATCCCAATAGCGATGCGCTTCTCTCTCCCAAATATACGGTTGCCTTTACCAGGGCAGTTGATACGGCGCTTTATCTCTCGGTCACTCTTTCGCAAAACTCACAGATGCCATCTACAGCAGAAACAGAAGTGCAGTCGGCTATTCTGTCTGTATTTTCTGGAATGGTCGGGAGCCAGATTGGCACCACTGTCTATGCCAGCCAGTTTTATGCAGCCGTTGCAGCGCTGGGGAACTGGGTGCAGCTTGTAGAAATAACCATTGGCACCTCAGAGGCGCCTACAGGGTTTGTGGCAACACTCGATATTAACCAGATACCTACGTTGGATGCGTCCTCGATCAGCTTGATCAAGGTGTGA
- a CDS encoding DUF2612 domain-containing protein, whose translation MDIQPTILSQYANSSALCTILDAWRQALDPASTIDRWYRLVWNVQTAQGYGLDVWGRIVGVSRVLTITPGAYLGWREASDLTEEGFNQAPWYGGSDASGNFRLTDEGFRQLIYAKALANISDGSIVSINKILATLFSGQGTAYVRDNNDMSMTYIFNFLPTDVQISIIQNSGVLPRPSGVGVEYQIIDAAVLKNDFGGDIS comes from the coding sequence ATGGATATTCAGCCGACCATACTCTCCCAATACGCCAATAGCAGTGCGTTATGCACAATCCTTGATGCCTGGCGGCAGGCGCTCGATCCCGCCAGCACTATCGACAGATGGTATCGCCTTGTTTGGAATGTTCAAACCGCACAAGGCTACGGGCTGGATGTCTGGGGGAGGATTGTGGGGGTATCCCGCGTGTTGACCATTACTCCGGGGGCGTATCTAGGCTGGCGGGAAGCGAGCGATCTGACGGAGGAAGGGTTTAATCAGGCACCCTGGTATGGTGGAAGTGACGCCAGCGGCAATTTCCGCCTGACGGATGAAGGGTTCAGGCAGTTAATATACGCCAAAGCGTTAGCCAATATTTCGGACGGCTCGATTGTTTCAATAAACAAAATCCTGGCCACGCTCTTTTCGGGCCAAGGAACGGCCTATGTCCGCGATAATAACGACATGAGCATGACGTATATTTTTAATTTTCTGCCGACAGATGTGCAGATTTCCATCATTCAGAATTCTGGTGTTTTGCCGCGACCTTCAGGGGTTGGGGTCGAATATCAGATTATAGATGCAGCAGTCCTGAAAAATGATTTCGGGGGGGATATATCGTGA
- a CDS encoding twin-arginine translocation signal domain-containing protein has protein sequence MNSLSRRNFLRTSALVGATALTACTVATNGSTTTVTLNTAKVKAYGQAGVNAIATILSITAIASAMGAPAVALIETAGTALAASLTAFSSATNGTLTITYDDTNWKTKVDTILVDLNSVATALRSGLTAAQSTVTSTIINTAITIFNSLLTVLDAFMGVLGISLSSVSDEQEATALKTLAVTQ, from the coding sequence ATGAACAGTCTGTCCCGCCGCAATTTCCTGCGAACCTCTGCGCTAGTCGGGGCAACCGCCCTGACAGCCTGCACCGTTGCCACTAACGGCAGCACAACCACCGTCACGCTCAACACGGCCAAGGTCAAGGCCTACGGGCAGGCGGGCGTTAACGCCATCGCCACGATCCTGAGCATCACCGCGATTGCATCAGCCATGGGTGCGCCTGCGGTGGCTCTGATCGAGACGGCTGGAACGGCCCTTGCTGCCAGCCTGACTGCGTTTTCCAGTGCCACCAATGGCACGCTGACCATCACGTATGACGATACGAACTGGAAAACCAAGGTCGATACGATCCTGGTTGATCTCAACAGCGTTGCCACAGCCCTGCGGTCTGGCCTGACTGCCGCTCAGTCCACAGTGACAAGCACGATCATCAATACCGCCATCACTATCTTCAATTCCCTACTGACGGTGCTGGACGCGTTCATGGGCGTTCTGGGCATCAGTCTTTCCAGCGTGTCTGACGAGCAGGAGGCGACTGCTCTTAAGACGCTTGCGGTTACTCAGTGA